TTACAGGAGCATCACTAAATATAAAAGGTGATAGCAAGAAAATGATAAATAGAATAGGAGCGAAAATATTTGAAGTCTTATTTCCTAAAATGATGATAGATAAAAAAAAGGAACTAAGCATTCTTTTAAAAAGCGATATTAAATGGACACTTGTACGGTTGCCATTTGTTATTGAAGGTTCAGAAACGGGAGTGATAAAGGAAAATTTAACAGATGTGCCAGGTACAAAAATTACGAATGCAGATATTGCAATATTTCTCATTAATCAGGTGAATGACAAGAAATACATAAGAAAAACCCCCTTTATTTCGAATTAAATGACAAGAATATGATGAGTTAACTGTACGGGAAAAACTCCCTATGCCATAAAATAATCACAATCCAAATCCACTCGCATTATTATACAAAATTAATTGAAACCTTTCTGTTGATCAATCGTCTTACTGTATATAGGGCAAATCGTTTAAAACGATTTGAAATAGGGTATGTTTAAAAGTGAATACGTGAACGTAAGGAGCAGATCGATGAATTGGTATGAAAAACTCAGTAAGTATTTTCCAATTGAAGAAATGAAGTCGAAGGAACATATGGAAGCTTTACTTAAGGAACAAAGCGACATCTATCATAAAGAGGAAGGTCCTCACCATGTGTTAATGTATGCTGAGTTTGAAAACTTCATATTTATTGATTACTTATACGTTTCAAAAGACGCTAGAGGACAAGGGCTTGGCAGCAAGCTGCTTGAAAAGCTAAAAAAGAAACATAAACCTGTTTTGCTTGAGGTAGAACCCGTCGATGAAAATGACAAGGATACAGCCAAACGTTTAAAATTTTATCAAAGGCAAAACTTTAAGCATGCCAAGTCAATTGGGTACAGAAGAAGGTCTCTAGCTACGAATGAAGTTAATCAATTGGAAATTTTGTATTGGTCGCCGGAATCAAACACCGAGGAAGTAGTGTTAGGCGCCATGAAACAGATGTATGAAAAAATTCATACATATAAAGACAAAGAGTGGTACGGCGAATCGTACGAGCAAGTTGACCAAGTTCTAAAAGTGATTGAGGATGATAAGCAAAAGAACATTTTCGATCAATTGGACTAATTGAGAATGAAAAGTTGGTCAAATGAATAAAAAAGTTGCTTCTTTGTCACAAATATTCCTTTTAGACCTATTCACACTTACTTTTTTATAGTATAATACCCTATAAAGATTCCTTTTTTAAACTAATTTCTATTTAGGAATTCAATTTAACATTAATTCATTCTACTTATAGAGGAGTGAAGATCATGGTGACACTATACACATCACCTAGTTGTACCTCATGCAGAAAAGCAAGAGCATGGTTGGAAGAACATGAGATTCCGTTTGAGGAAAGAAATATTTTTTCAGAACCATTATCAATTGATGAGATAAAACAAATATTGCGAATGACTGAGGACGGTACGGATGAAATCATTTCTACCCGCTCCAAAGTGTTCCAAAAGCTTAATGTCAATGTGGAGACGATGCCGCTTCAAGAGCTATATCAATTAATCCATGAGCATCCTGGTCTTTTACGCCGCCCGATCATTATTGATGAAAAAAGATTGCAAGTCGGCTATAACGAAGACGAAATCCGCAGATTTTTGCCAAGAAAAGTTCGTTCTTTCCAATTAAAAGAAGCCCAAAGGCTTGCGAACTAAAAATATAGCAGAAGGCTGATCCGTTCAGTCTTCTTTTTGTATTTACTGTTTATGTACACTTTGTTCGTAAAAAATACTCGCCAGGAGAACAAAGAGGATCGACAGGACTGGCAATAGAACGGGCAGCACGTCTTGGCCTTCAAAGAATTGGGCGAGTTTCCGCTCTCTTGTGATCATTTCACCGCCTGTATAAGCTAAAAGGGCGCTGCCGACATAAATAAGAAAAGGAAATTTGCCCATTGCCTTATAAATTAGCTTGCTGCCCCATATAATAACGGGTACAGAGACCATTAGGCCAAGTACGACAAGGAGGTAGTTGCCGTGAGAAGCTCCTGCCACAGCGATTACGTTGTCAAATGACATGAAAAGGTCTGCAAGTACAATGGTTCGAATGGCTTTCCATATGGATGGGCTGCTTTTCACCTGCTTT
This window of the Bacillus gobiensis genome carries:
- the spx gene encoding transcriptional regulator Spx, translated to MVTLYTSPSCTSCRKARAWLEEHEIPFEERNIFSEPLSIDEIKQILRMTEDGTDEIISTRSKVFQKLNVNVETMPLQELYQLIHEHPGLLRRPIIIDEKRLQVGYNEDEIRRFLPRKVRSFQLKEAQRLAN
- a CDS encoding TerC family protein, whose translation is MEHEFFFAVITIIGIDLILGGDNALIIAMASKNLSNKDRNRAIVLGTIIAVLLRICMTSAAVYLLTIPYLQLAGGILLLYLGYHLLVEDSESKQVKSSPSIWKAIRTIVLADLFMSFDNVIAVAGASHGNYLLVVLGLMVSVPVIIWGSKLIYKAMGKFPFLIYVGSALLAYTGGEMITRERKLAQFFEGQDVLPVLLPVLSILFVLLASIFYEQSVHKQ
- a CDS encoding GNAT family N-acetyltransferase: MNWYEKLSKYFPIEEMKSKEHMEALLKEQSDIYHKEEGPHHVLMYAEFENFIFIDYLYVSKDARGQGLGSKLLEKLKKKHKPVLLEVEPVDENDKDTAKRLKFYQRQNFKHAKSIGYRRRSLATNEVNQLEILYWSPESNTEEVVLGAMKQMYEKIHTYKDKEWYGESYEQVDQVLKVIEDDKQKNIFDQLD
- a CDS encoding NAD(P)H-binding protein; amino-acid sequence: MEDSCRIAIIGGTGKVGYYIAKKALENGFRVRMLVRNPVKLAYNDNRIEIVKGDAQNIDSIRLLLKDCHIVINTLGQPVKDVPIYSSVTADVLSLMKEFAIKRYIGVTGASLNIKGDSKKMINRIGAKIFEVLFPKMMIDKKKELSILLKSDIKWTLVRLPFVIEGSETGVIKENLTDVPGTKITNADIAIFLINQVNDKKYIRKTPFISN